The segment CGTTTCAGCTTCCCCTTGGCTTGCCGATAACCCCTGCACGAATCAGCAGGGCCCTGCACAACAACAACGCCCGCGATTTGAGATCAAGTGAGCGAAATCAAATTCGGGAGAGCGTGCATGAACAGCTGGTTCGCCAATATCAGCGTAAACCTCAAACTCGGCCTGGGCTTCGGCCTGGTGCTGGTACTGACCGGCCTGCTGGCCCTGACCGGCTGGAACAGCCTGGGCAGCCTTATCGACCGCAGTAACTGGATGGGCGACATCGGTCAGCTCAACAAATACCTGACCGAGCTGCGTGTAGCCCGCCTGCAGTACATGATCGCCAACGGCGACGATGCCTCGGCGGCCAATACCCAGACCAAGCTGGATGCCTTCAGCAAGCAGCAGGAATACCTGGTCAGCACCTTCAAGAGCCCCGAGAACGTCAAGCTGCTGCGTGAGCTGGGCCAGACCGTCAGCGAGTACAAGGTGTCGCTGAACAAGATGCGCGCCGGCTACAAGACCTCCACCGCTGCCCGCGAGGCGATGAACGTTTCGGCGGCCAAGGCCGACGAGGCCATGGATACCCTGAGCCAGGACGTGATGGCCCGCAGCGAAGCCGACAGCGTGCGCCTGGCGCAGTACCAGCTGATCAGCAAGGCGCGCCAGCAACTGCTGCAGGTGCGTATCGACGTGCGCGGCTACATTGCCGACAACACCGCCACCAACGAGCAGGCCGCGCTGCGCCAGCTCGACGGTGCGCTGGCGGAAGTGGACACCCTCAAGCGCGAACTGCCCAACGAGGCGGCCCGCGTGCAGCAGTTCGAGCAGTCGGTGCAGGCCTACCGCGACGCGGTGCGCCAGTTCCGTGATGCGGTGGCCGCCATCGCCACTGCCCGCGCCGAAATGACCGTGCAGGGCGGCGATATCGTCAAGACCAGCGATGCGCTGTACGCCATCCAGCTGGAGCGCCGCGACATCGAAAGCGCCCAGGCCCGCAACATGCAGATCTTCGCCACCCTGCTGGCGCTGCTGGTGGGCGTGCTGGCTGCCGTGCTGATCACCCGCCAGATCACCCGCCCGCTGCGCGAAACCCTGGACGCGGTGGAGAAGATCGCCGGTGGCGACCTGACCCAGAACCTGCGCGTCACCCGCCGCGACGAGCTGGGCGTGCTGCAACAGGGCATCGGCCGCATGGGCACCACCCTGCGCGAGCTGATCACCGGTATCCGCGATGGCGTCACCCAGATCGCCAGCGCCGCCGAAGAGCTGTCGGCGGTGACCGAGCAGACCAGTGCCGGCGCCAACAGCCAGAAGGTCGAGACCGACCAGGTGGCCACCGCCATGCATGAAATGGCCGCCACCGTGCAGGAAGTGGCGCGCAACGCCGAGCAGGCCGCCATGGCCGCCACCAACGCCGACGGCGAAGCGCGCAACGGTGACAAGGTGGTGGGCGAGGCGATCAGCCAGATCGAACGCCTGGCCACCGAGGTCAACCGCTCCACCGAAGCAATGAACCTGCTGCAGCAGGAAAGCCAGAAGATCGGCAGCGTGATGGACGTGATCAAGTCGGTGGCCGAGCAGACCAACCTGCTGGCGTTGAACGCCGCCATCGAAGCCGCCCGCGCCGGTGAAGCCGGGCGTGGTTTTGCCGTGGTAGCCGACGAGGTGCGCGGCCTGGCCCAGCGCACCCAGCAGTCCACCGAAGAAATCGAAGGCCTGATCGCCAGCCTGCAACAGGGCACCCAGCAGGTGGCCGACGTGATGAGCGGCAGCCGCAGCCTGACCGACAGCAGTGTGGAGCTGGCGCGCAAGGCCGGTGGGTCGCTGGAGAACATCACCCGCACGGTGTCGAACATCCAGTCGATGAACCAGCAGATCGCCGCTGCGGCCGAGCAGCAGAGCGCCGTGGCCGAAGAGATCAGCCGCAGCATCCTCAATGTGCGTGATGTGTCGGAGCAAACCGCCTCGGCCAGCGACGAGACCGCCGCCTCCAGCGTCGAGCTGGCGCGCCTGGGCGGGCACCTGCAGACGCTGGTCAGCCAGTTCCGCGTCTGACCCCTGCAAAATGCATCGCCGGCAAGCCGGCTCCTACAGAGATCCCTGTAGGAGCCGGCTTGCCGGCGATGGCGTCAGGTCAGGCGTTACTTGACCACCATCCCTACCCCGCGGCCCCGCGGGTCTGACGCGGTCTCAAGCTTCTGCCCGGTGACCCGGATCGCCTGGATGTCGCCCATCTCCCAGCCCTGGTCCTCCAGCACATAACCCATCTTCTTCAGCTCGTCCGCCACTTTGCCGGTGAGCGGCGCATAGCTGTCGAAGTAGATAGTGTCCTTGGGCAGCAACTGGTGATGCACGCGCTGCGCCGCCACAGCCTTTTCCAGCGGCATGCCGAAGTCATACAGGTTGTTCATCACCTGGAAGATCGAAGTGAAGATGCGCGAGCCGCCCGGCGTACCCACCACCAGCACCACCTGGCCGTCACGGGTGACCAGGCTCGGGCTCATCGACGAGAGCATGCGCTTGCCCGGCTCGATGGCGTTGGCATCACCACCCACCACGCCGAACACGTTGGCCGCACCGGGCTTGGCACTGAAGTCGTCCATTTCGTCGTTGAGCAAGAAGCCCGCGCCCTTCACCACCACGCCGCTGCCGTAGTCGAGGTTGAGGGTGTAGGTGTTGCTCACCGCGTTGCCTTGCTTGTCGACGATGGAGAAGTGCGTGGTCTGGTGCGGTTCCAGGCCCGGCTTGACCTTGTCGGTGTCGGAGATGGCATCGGGGTTGACTTGCGCTGCGCGCTTGGCCAGGTAGTCCTTGGCCATCAGCTGGTCGACCGGCACCTTGGTGAAACCGGGGTCGCCCAGGTAGTCGGCACGGTCGGCGAACACGCGCTTTTCAATTTCGGCCAGCAGGTGGATGTACTTGGCCGAGTTGTGCTCGACGCCCTTGAAGTCCGCCGCGCGGTCCTCCTTGATACCCAGCAGCTGGGCCAGCGCCACGCCGCCAGAACTTGGCGGCGGTGCGGTGTAGACCACGTTGCCGCGCCAGTTGATGGCGATCGGGTCACGCCATACGGCCTTGTAGCCGGCCAGGTCTTCCTTGGTGATCAGGCCCTTGTCGGCCTGCATCTGCGCCACCAGCAGGTCGGCGGTCTTGCCCTGGTAGAACTCGCTCACGCCCTTGTCGGCAATGCGCTCCAGGGTTTGCGCCAGCTCCGGCTGCTTGAACAGCTCGCCGACCTTCATGTGGCCGAAGTAGTCATTGAAGTTGGTGGCGGTCTTGAACAGGCCTTGGGCGTCGTCGCGGTACTGGTACTGCTTCTGGGCAATCTTGAAGCCGTTTTTCGCATAGCCGATGGCCGGGGTGAGCAGCTCGCTCCACTTGAGCTTGCCGAACTTCTGGTGCGCCTCCCACAGGCCCATCACCGTGCCCGGCACACCGGCGGCGCGGGCGCCGACCAGGCTCAGGTTCTCGATGACCTCGCCCTTGTCGTCCAGGTACATGTTGCGGGTGGCGGCCTTGGGCGCCACTTCGCGGTAGTCGATGAAGTACGGCTTGCCGCCGACGTACAGGGTCATGAAGCCACCGCCGCCGATATTGCCGGCTTCGGGGTAGGTGACGGCCAGGGTAAAGGCGGTGGCGACGGCGGCGTCCACCGCGTTGCCGCCCTTCTTGAGAATATCGGCGGCCACCTGTGCGCCATATTGATCGGGCGCGGCCACCGCGCCGCCTTCAAGGGTGACCGCAAAGGCCGAAGAACAGCTCAGGATCGCGGCCCCCAGGGCCAAAGGCTGGAACATGACAAGACGCATGGGCACTTCCTTGGTGTTGTTTTTGTTGATCACTCATTAAGGCGCAAGCCTGGGCAAGCAGCAACCAACACCCGGAAATAGCGCCGCCGATGGGCAGACGCTGTCGCGTTCAGGCAACTCAGCAGGCGTACATGGCCAGCTTTTTCTGGATGAAATCGAGGAAGCACTGGATGCGCAGGGCCAGCTGGGTGTTGCGGTAGTAGACCGCGTGGATCGGCTGGCGGTAGCCGTTGTTGTGCTCGGGCAGCAGCACCTGCAGGCGGCCTGCGCGGATGTCTTCATGGGTCATGAAGTGCGACAGGCTGACGATGCCCTCGCCGGCCAGGGCCAGCTGGCGCAGGGTTTCGCCGCTGGAGGCGGTCAGTTGTGGGCGGATCGCCCAGCGGTCGCCCTGGGCATGGCGCAGTGGCCACTGGTTGAGCGAGTCGAGGGCGCTGAAGCCGAGCAGGCAATGCTCGCTCAATGCTTCGACGCTTTGCGGCGTGCCGTGGCGGGCCAGGTAGTCGGGGCTGGCCAGCACCTGCACCGGGCTGCAACCCAGCGAGCGGGCGTGCAGGCTGGAGTCGGCCAGCTCGCCAATGCGAATGGCCACATCGGTGCTCTGCTCCAGCAGGTCGATGATCAGGTCGTCGGTGTTCAGTTCAAGCTCGATGCCGGGGTACTGCAGGCGGAACTCGCCGATCCACGGCAGGATGGCGTGCAGCATGAACGGCGCGGCGGCGTTGATGCGCAGGCGCCCAGACGGGGTCTGGCGGTGCAGCGACAGGCGCTCTTCGAGGTCGTCCATCTGCTCGAGGATCAGCCGTGCCCGTTCGAGGAAGAAGCGCCCCTCTTCGGTCAGGTCCATGCGCCGGGTGGTGCGGTTGACCAGCGTGGTGCCGAGCTTGCCCTCCAGGCGCGACAGGGTGCGGCTGACCGCTGACGGGGTCTGGCCGATCTGTTCGGCGGCGGCCGAGATCGAACCGCAGTCGATGACGGCGACGAATACCTGGAGTTCTTCGGATCGGGTTTTCACGCGGGGCTGGCCTTGGTGGGGGAACGCGTTGATAGATAGCGTCTGGACAAGAAGCGCGCAAGCCTGCGCAACCATCGCGGGGCAAGCCCGCTCCCACGCTCACCCCACGATCAGGCTTGCATCATTGCGCCTTGCCGAACACCCGCTCCAGGTGCTGCTCATACGCCGCCAGCGCCGCCGGCACGTCCGGGCGCTTCATCACGTCCACCGCCAGGAAGGTCGGCAGGCCGGTCATGCCGAGGAACTGGTTGGCCTTGTGGAACGGGAAGTACACCGCATCCACGCCCTTGCCCTCGAAGAAGTCGCTGGGGTCGTCGAAGGCCTGCTGCGGGGCGTTCCAGGTCAGCGACAGCATGTACTGCTTGCCCTGCACCAGACCGCCGCTGCCGTACTTCTGCGAGGCGTCCGAGCGGGTGCGGCCGTCGCTGGCGTACAGGCTGCCGTGGCCGGCGGTGAACACCTCGTCGATGTACTTCTTCACGGTCCAGGGTGCGCCCATCCACCAACCAGGCATCTGGTAGACGATCACGTCGGCCCAGAGGAACTTGGCCACTTCTGCCTGCACGTCGTAGCCGCCGTCGATGAAGGTTTGCTGCACATCGAAACCGGCACGGTCGAGGTGGGCCAGGGCCGCGTCGTGCAGGGTCTGGTTGAGGCGGCCATCGGAATGGGCGAACTGTTTGCCGCCGTTGAGCAGGAGGATCTTTTTCATGGGGGTCGGGCTCGTGAGTGGAATTGCCGGCAGATTAGGCACTCACGGGCACGGGAAACAGCCACCCCGGGGCAAAATACATTTGCCCCGGTTTCACGAATCAACCTGGCATTGTTGCTTTAGACTTGGCCACGACACTCACTCCGCAAAGGCCGTACCCCCATGAGCCAGCAACAAGCCTTCATCCTCAAAGCCAAGACCCGCCCGGAAATGGCCGACGCCTTCGAACAGCTGCTGCGCCCGTACGTCGAGCCGAGCCGCCAGGAGCCGGGCTGCATCGAATACCACATGCTGCGCGACCAGCAGGACCCGAGCCTGTTCGTGTTCTTCGAGGTGTGGGCCGACCAGGCTGCGCTGGATTTGCATTCGGCCCTGCCGCACATGCAGGCGTTCTTCGAAAAGCGCATGGATTACCTGGAGCGCGATTTCGACATCCAGAAGGTCGACATGCTCAGCGCCTCCAGCGCTAACCGTTGACCAGCAGGTGAGCCCCCAGCAGCGCCAGGCCGATGAAGAAGCAGCGCTTGAACAGCACGGCGCTGATGCGGCCGCGCAGCCACTGGCCGGCGAACATGCCCAGCAGCGCCGGGGCCAGCACCAGCAGTGAGGCCCCCAGCGCCTGGCCGCCGAGGGCGTCCTGGCCGGCCAGGCCGATGGCCAGGGCCAGGGTCGAGACGGTGAACGACAGGCCCAAAGCCTGGACCAGTTCGTCACGGCTCAGCCCCAGCCCTTGCAGGTAAGGCACCGCCGGCATCACGAACACGCCGGTGGCCGCCGTGACCCCCCCCGTCACCAGCCCGCACACCGGGCCCAGCCACTTTTCCCGCCCGGGAGCCACCCGCAGGCCCGGCCCTGCCAGGCCGTACAACGCGTACACCAGCAGCGCACCACCCAAGGCGTGGGCCGCCCACGGGCCGCTGTCGATACCCAGCCAGACGCTGCCAAGCAAGGTGCCGACGAAGATCATCAACAACATCGGGCCAAGACGACGCAGCAACGCAAGCAAGTGCCCGCCGGCTGCCAGCTGCCACAGGTTGGTTAGGGTCGACGGCACGATCAGCAGCGCCGCAGCCTGCGCCGGCGGCATAGCCAGGCCGAGCAGGCCCATGGCGATGGTCGGCAGCCCAAGGCCGATCACACCCTTGACCGCGCCGGCCAGCACGAAGGTGAAGATCACCAGCACTGTCAGTGCCGGGCCAATGTTCTGGTAAAACGCGATGAAGGTATTCATGGCGCCATGCTGCGCCAGCGCAAGGCGGCTGAAAATCTGCCATATACTCAGCCAGACTCTTGCTTGGACAGAGGCTGATGCATTTCGACCTGACCGACCTTGTGCTGTTCCAGCACACCCTGGCGTGCGGCAACATCACTGCCGGCGCCCGGCGCAGCCACCTGTCGCTGCCTGCAGCCAGCGCGCGCATCCGCGCCATGGAGGCATCGCTGGGCATCCCCCTGCTCGAACGCAACCGCCGCGGCGTGCAACCCACGCCCGCTGGGCAGGCACTGCTGCAGCATTCGCAACTGATCATCCGGCAAGTGGAGCGCTTGCAATACGACCTGGCGCAGTACGCCCAGGGCCAGCAGGGCCAGGTGCGCCTGCTGTGCAACACCGCGGCGCTGACCGAATACCTGCCGGAACTGCTGGCCCGCTATCTGGCGGCGCACCCTGGGGTGAGCGTGGATGTGCAGGAGCAACCCAGCCTGCGTATCGTCCAGGCCATCACCCAGGGCATGGCGGATTTGGGCGTGGTGTCCACCGCCTCCCCGCTCGGACACCTGCAGACCCGGCCGTTTCGCGACGACCCGCTGGTGCTGGTGATGCCGCCCGGGCACCCGCTGGCCGAAGTGGTCGAGCCGGGCTTTACTGACAGCCTTGCCCATGGCCATGTCGGCCTGGGGCCCAACAGCGCGCTGGCGCTGCACCTGGAAGAACAGGCACTGCGGCTGGGGCAACGGATGCAGGTGCGGGTCAGGGCCGAAGGATTCGACGGGGTGATCCGCATGGTGGCAGGGGGGGCCGGGGTTGCGGTGGTGCCGTTGGC is part of the Pseudomonas fakonensis genome and harbors:
- a CDS encoding NAD(P)H-dependent oxidoreductase; its protein translation is MKKILLLNGGKQFAHSDGRLNQTLHDAALAHLDRAGFDVQQTFIDGGYDVQAEVAKFLWADVIVYQMPGWWMGAPWTVKKYIDEVFTAGHGSLYASDGRTRSDASQKYGSGGLVQGKQYMLSLTWNAPQQAFDDPSDFFEGKGVDAVYFPFHKANQFLGMTGLPTFLAVDVMKRPDVPAALAAYEQHLERVFGKAQ
- a CDS encoding putative quinol monooxygenase, whose protein sequence is MSQQQAFILKAKTRPEMADAFEQLLRPYVEPSRQEPGCIEYHMLRDQQDPSLFVFFEVWADQAALDLHSALPHMQAFFEKRMDYLERDFDIQKVDMLSASSANR
- the ggt gene encoding gamma-glutamyltransferase, with translation MRLVMFQPLALGAAILSCSSAFAVTLEGGAVAAPDQYGAQVAADILKKGGNAVDAAVATAFTLAVTYPEAGNIGGGGFMTLYVGGKPYFIDYREVAPKAATRNMYLDDKGEVIENLSLVGARAAGVPGTVMGLWEAHQKFGKLKWSELLTPAIGYAKNGFKIAQKQYQYRDDAQGLFKTATNFNDYFGHMKVGELFKQPELAQTLERIADKGVSEFYQGKTADLLVAQMQADKGLITKEDLAGYKAVWRDPIAINWRGNVVYTAPPPSSGGVALAQLLGIKEDRAADFKGVEHNSAKYIHLLAEIEKRVFADRADYLGDPGFTKVPVDQLMAKDYLAKRAAQVNPDAISDTDKVKPGLEPHQTTHFSIVDKQGNAVSNTYTLNLDYGSGVVVKGAGFLLNDEMDDFSAKPGAANVFGVVGGDANAIEPGKRMLSSMSPSLVTRDGQVVLVVGTPGGSRIFTSIFQVMNNLYDFGMPLEKAVAAQRVHHQLLPKDTIYFDSYAPLTGKVADELKKMGYVLEDQGWEMGDIQAIRVTGQKLETASDPRGRGVGMVVK
- a CDS encoding sulfite exporter TauE/SafE family protein; its protein translation is MNTFIAFYQNIGPALTVLVIFTFVLAGAVKGVIGLGLPTIAMGLLGLAMPPAQAAALLIVPSTLTNLWQLAAGGHLLALLRRLGPMLLMIFVGTLLGSVWLGIDSGPWAAHALGGALLVYALYGLAGPGLRVAPGREKWLGPVCGLVTGGVTAATGVFVMPAVPYLQGLGLSRDELVQALGLSFTVSTLALAIGLAGQDALGGQALGASLLVLAPALLGMFAGQWLRGRISAVLFKRCFFIGLALLGAHLLVNG
- a CDS encoding LysR substrate-binding domain-containing protein produces the protein MHFDLTDLVLFQHTLACGNITAGARRSHLSLPAASARIRAMEASLGIPLLERNRRGVQPTPAGQALLQHSQLIIRQVERLQYDLAQYAQGQQGQVRLLCNTAALTEYLPELLARYLAAHPGVSVDVQEQPSLRIVQAITQGMADLGVVSTASPLGHLQTRPFRDDPLVLVMPPGHPLAEVVEPGFTDSLAHGHVGLGPNSALALHLEEQALRLGQRMQVRVRAEGFDGVIRMVAGGAGVAVVPLASVRRWEGVLALHWVALPEEWANRQLLVCARDFSALPGYAAGLVETLVDRPR
- a CDS encoding methyl-accepting chemotaxis protein, translated to MNSWFANISVNLKLGLGFGLVLVLTGLLALTGWNSLGSLIDRSNWMGDIGQLNKYLTELRVARLQYMIANGDDASAANTQTKLDAFSKQQEYLVSTFKSPENVKLLRELGQTVSEYKVSLNKMRAGYKTSTAAREAMNVSAAKADEAMDTLSQDVMARSEADSVRLAQYQLISKARQQLLQVRIDVRGYIADNTATNEQAALRQLDGALAEVDTLKRELPNEAARVQQFEQSVQAYRDAVRQFRDAVAAIATARAEMTVQGGDIVKTSDALYAIQLERRDIESAQARNMQIFATLLALLVGVLAAVLITRQITRPLRETLDAVEKIAGGDLTQNLRVTRRDELGVLQQGIGRMGTTLRELITGIRDGVTQIASAAEELSAVTEQTSAGANSQKVETDQVATAMHEMAATVQEVARNAEQAAMAATNADGEARNGDKVVGEAISQIERLATEVNRSTEAMNLLQQESQKIGSVMDVIKSVAEQTNLLALNAAIEAARAGEAGRGFAVVADEVRGLAQRTQQSTEEIEGLIASLQQGTQQVADVMSGSRSLTDSSVELARKAGGSLENITRTVSNIQSMNQQIAAAAEQQSAVAEEISRSILNVRDVSEQTASASDETAASSVELARLGGHLQTLVSQFRV
- a CDS encoding LysR family transcriptional regulator; amino-acid sequence: MKTRSEELQVFVAVIDCGSISAAAEQIGQTPSAVSRTLSRLEGKLGTTLVNRTTRRMDLTEEGRFFLERARLILEQMDDLEERLSLHRQTPSGRLRINAAAPFMLHAILPWIGEFRLQYPGIELELNTDDLIIDLLEQSTDVAIRIGELADSSLHARSLGCSPVQVLASPDYLARHGTPQSVEALSEHCLLGFSALDSLNQWPLRHAQGDRWAIRPQLTASSGETLRQLALAGEGIVSLSHFMTHEDIRAGRLQVLLPEHNNGYRQPIHAVYYRNTQLALRIQCFLDFIQKKLAMYAC